A genome region from Mycolicibacterium litorale includes the following:
- a CDS encoding metallophosphoesterase yields MAAALPRPTVSTSIKVLKNTAAVSAGSLVAGIGYASLIERNAFTLREVTMPVLTPGSSPLRVLHLSDLHMRPGQRRKQAWLRDLARLEPDLVVNTGDNLAHPRAVPAVVQALSELLSVPGVFVFGSNDYFAPQLKNPLNYLTNPGHRVHGQPLPWQDLRAAFTERGWLDMTHTRRELEVAGLRIALAGVDDPHLKRDRYDTIAGAATPTANLSLGLTHSPEPRVLDRFAADGYHLVMAGHTHGGQLCLPFYGAIVTNCELDRSRAKGASRWGADMALHVSAGIGTSPFAPVRFCCRPEATLLTLVAAPTGGRDADVHAGQSPSTVAAR; encoded by the coding sequence ATGGCTGCTGCTCTGCCACGACCGACGGTTTCGACGTCGATCAAAGTCCTGAAGAACACCGCTGCGGTGAGTGCCGGCTCACTGGTCGCCGGGATCGGTTATGCGTCGCTCATCGAACGCAATGCGTTCACGCTGCGTGAGGTGACCATGCCGGTGCTGACGCCGGGGTCCTCCCCGCTGCGGGTGCTGCACCTCAGCGATCTCCACATGCGCCCCGGTCAGCGCCGCAAACAGGCGTGGCTGCGCGACCTGGCGCGCCTCGAACCGGATCTGGTGGTCAATACCGGCGACAACCTGGCGCATCCGCGGGCGGTGCCCGCCGTCGTGCAGGCCCTCTCGGAGCTGCTGTCGGTGCCCGGCGTGTTCGTCTTCGGCAGCAACGACTACTTCGCGCCGCAGCTGAAGAACCCGCTGAACTACCTCACCAACCCGGGCCACCGGGTGCACGGCCAGCCGCTGCCCTGGCAGGACCTGCGGGCGGCGTTCACCGAACGCGGCTGGCTGGACATGACCCACACCCGGCGGGAACTCGAGGTCGCCGGGCTGCGCATCGCGCTTGCCGGTGTCGACGACCCGCACCTCAAGCGCGACCGCTACGACACGATCGCCGGTGCCGCCACCCCGACCGCCAATCTGTCGCTGGGTCTGACGCACTCCCCCGAACCGCGGGTCCTCGACCGGTTCGCCGCCGACGGCTATCACCTGGTGATGGCGGGGCACACCCACGGCGGGCAGCTGTGCCTGCCGTTCTACGGCGCGATCGTCACCAACTGCGAGCTGGACCGGTCACGGGCCAAGGGCGCATCGCGGTGGGGCGCCGACATGGCGCTGCACGTGTCTGCGGGTATCGGTACGTCGCCGTTCGCGCCGGTGCGGTTCTGCTGCCGTCCCGAGGCCACGCTGCTGACGCTGGTGGCCGCACCGACCGGGGGCCGGGACGCCGACGTGCACGCCGGGCAGTCGCCGTCGACCGTCGCTGCGCGGTGA
- the ponA2 gene encoding transglycosylase/D,D-transpeptidase PonA2, with protein sequence MPERPPTAVTVVKLAWCCLLASVLAAALMFPVVGGIGLMSNRASDVVANGSAALVEGEIPQVSTMVDAKGNTIAWLYSQRRFEVPSEQIANTMKLAIVSIEDKRFAEHNGVDWQGTLTGLAGYLRGDTDTRGGSTLEQQYVKNYQLLVVAQTDSEKRAAIETTPARKLREIRMALTLDKTFTKPEILTRYLNLVSFGNGAFGIQDAAQTYFGVNASELNWQQSALLAGLVQSTSTLNPYTNPDGALARRNLVLDTMIENLPNEAEALRAAKNEPLGVLPVPNELPRGCIAAGDRAFFCDYALEYLARAGISKEQVAKGGYLIKTTLDPDVQASVKSAVDNFADPTTPGVASVMSVIRPGKETHPVLAMASNRTYGLNLDAYETMQPQPFTLAGNGAGSVFKIFTTAAAMEMGMGINTQLQVPGSFQAKGLGSSDRPGCPAATWCVSNAGGYRGSMNVTDALATSPNTAFAKLISQVGVARAVDMSVRLGLRSYALPGTARDYDPESNESLADFVKRQNIGSFTLGPIEVNGLELSNVAATLASGGVWCPPNPIAQVVDRNGEEVSVTTETCEQAVPEGLANTLANALSKDDTGAGTAAGAASSVGWDLPMSGKTGTTESNRSSAFLGFTNQLAAANYIYDDSPSPGELCSFPLRQCGSGNLFGGNEPARTWFTAMKPIATNFGPVALPPTDPRYVDGGPGSQVPSVSGLTVDAARQRLRDAGFQVADQTSSVNSGSRAGTVVGTNPNGQTIPGSIVTIQVSNGIAPAPPPPAPISIPGLPGGPPAPIGQTVVEIPGLPPITVPVLGPPPPPPPP encoded by the coding sequence ATGCCGGAGCGCCCGCCAACCGCCGTCACGGTCGTCAAGCTCGCCTGGTGCTGCTTGCTGGCCAGCGTGCTGGCGGCCGCACTCATGTTCCCGGTGGTCGGTGGCATCGGGTTGATGTCGAACCGTGCCTCCGACGTCGTCGCGAACGGTTCGGCCGCTCTCGTCGAAGGGGAGATCCCGCAGGTGTCGACGATGGTCGACGCGAAGGGCAACACGATCGCGTGGCTGTATTCCCAGCGACGTTTCGAGGTGCCCAGCGAGCAGATCGCCAACACGATGAAGCTGGCGATCGTCTCCATCGAGGACAAGCGGTTTGCCGAACACAACGGTGTGGACTGGCAGGGCACGCTCACCGGGTTGGCCGGGTATCTGCGCGGCGACACCGACACCCGCGGTGGGTCGACGCTGGAACAGCAGTACGTGAAGAACTATCAGTTGCTGGTGGTGGCGCAGACCGACTCGGAGAAGCGCGCGGCCATCGAGACCACCCCGGCGCGCAAGCTGCGTGAGATCCGGATGGCGCTCACGCTGGACAAGACGTTCACCAAACCCGAGATCCTGACCCGCTACCTCAACCTCGTCTCGTTCGGCAACGGGGCGTTCGGCATCCAGGACGCGGCCCAGACGTATTTCGGCGTGAACGCCTCGGAGCTGAACTGGCAGCAGTCCGCCCTGCTCGCCGGCCTGGTGCAGTCCACCAGCACGCTGAACCCCTACACCAATCCCGACGGTGCGCTGGCCCGCCGCAACCTGGTGCTCGACACGATGATCGAGAACCTGCCCAACGAGGCCGAGGCGCTGCGCGCGGCCAAGAACGAACCGCTGGGTGTCCTCCCGGTGCCCAACGAACTGCCGCGCGGCTGCATCGCCGCTGGTGACCGGGCGTTCTTCTGCGACTACGCGCTGGAGTACCTGGCGCGCGCCGGCATCAGCAAGGAACAGGTCGCCAAGGGCGGCTACCTGATCAAGACGACGCTGGATCCCGACGTGCAGGCGTCGGTGAAGTCCGCGGTCGACAACTTCGCCGATCCGACCACGCCGGGCGTCGCGAGCGTGATGAGCGTGATCCGGCCCGGTAAGGAGACCCATCCGGTGCTGGCGATGGCGTCCAATCGCACCTATGGCCTCAACCTCGACGCCTACGAGACCATGCAGCCGCAGCCGTTCACGCTTGCGGGCAACGGCGCCGGTTCGGTGTTCAAGATCTTCACCACCGCCGCCGCCATGGAGATGGGCATGGGCATCAACACCCAGCTGCAGGTGCCCGGCTCGTTCCAGGCCAAGGGTCTGGGCAGCAGCGACCGCCCCGGCTGCCCCGCGGCGACGTGGTGTGTGAGCAACGCCGGTGGCTACCGCGGCTCGATGAACGTCACCGACGCGCTGGCCACCTCGCCCAACACCGCGTTCGCGAAGCTGATCTCCCAGGTCGGGGTGGCACGCGCCGTGGACATGTCGGTCCGGCTGGGCCTGCGGTCCTACGCACTGCCCGGCACCGCCCGCGACTACGACCCGGAAAGCAACGAGAGCCTGGCCGATTTCGTCAAACGCCAGAACATCGGCTCGTTCACGCTCGGACCCATCGAGGTCAACGGGCTCGAACTGTCGAACGTCGCGGCGACGCTGGCGTCGGGCGGGGTCTGGTGCCCGCCCAACCCGATCGCCCAGGTCGTCGACCGCAACGGTGAAGAGGTGTCGGTGACCACCGAGACCTGCGAGCAGGCGGTTCCCGAGGGCCTGGCCAACACGCTGGCCAACGCGCTGAGCAAGGACGACACCGGCGCGGGTACCGCCGCCGGGGCGGCCAGTTCGGTGGGCTGGGATCTGCCGATGTCGGGTAAGACCGGGACGACCGAGTCCAACCGGTCCTCGGCGTTCCTGGGCTTCACCAATCAGCTGGCGGCGGCGAACTACATCTACGACGACTCCCCGAGTCCGGGCGAGCTGTGCTCGTTCCCGCTGCGCCAGTGCGGATCGGGCAACCTGTTCGGCGGCAACGAGCCGGCGCGCACGTGGTTCACCGCGATGAAGCCGATCGCCACCAACTTCGGTCCGGTCGCGCTGCCGCCGACGGATCCGCGCTACGTCGACGGCGGGCCGGGCTCGCAGGTGCCCAGTGTGTCCGGGCTGACGGTAGACGCCGCCCGGCAGCGGCTCCGGGACGCCGGCTTCCAGGTCGCCGACCAGACCAGCTCGGTGAACAGCGGTTCCCGGGCCGGCACCGTGGTGGGCACGAACCCCAACGGCCAGACGATCCCCGGTTCGATCGTCACGATCCAGGTGAGCAACGGCATCGCGCCGGCGCCGCCGCCACCGGCGCCGATCAGCATCCCCGGCCTGCCGGGCGGGCCGCCGGCTCCGATCGGGCAGACGGTCGTCGAGATTCCGGGGCTGCCGCCGATCACCGTGCCGGTGCTCGGACCGCCGCCACCGCCCCCGCCACCGTGA
- a CDS encoding WhiB family transcriptional regulator — protein sequence MSSIRPAVRKTVTTVPSSTPVHGAEAEARIAWVSQARCRQADPDELFVRGAAQRKAAVICRHCPVILECGADALDNRVEFGVWGGMTERQRRALLKQHPEVVSWAEFFSAQRKHRSAV from the coding sequence GTGTCAAGTATTCGGCCCGCGGTGCGAAAGACCGTCACAACCGTCCCCTCCTCGACCCCCGTTCACGGTGCAGAGGCCGAAGCACGGATCGCCTGGGTCTCCCAGGCCCGCTGCCGCCAGGCCGACCCGGATGAGCTGTTCGTCCGCGGCGCCGCGCAGCGTAAGGCCGCCGTCATCTGCCGCCACTGCCCGGTCATCCTGGAATGTGGTGCGGACGCCCTGGACAACCGGGTCGAATTCGGGGTGTGGGGCGGCATGACCGAACGTCAGCGCCGTGCGTTGCTCAAGCAGCATCCCGAGGTCGTTTCCTGGGCCGAGTTCTTCTCCGCGCAGCGCAAACACCGCAGCGCGGTCTGA
- a CDS encoding ArsA family ATPase: protein MSTTPPALDMAAILHDTSNRVVVCCGAGGVGKTTTAAAMALRAADYGRTVVVLTIDPAKRLAQALGIKDLGNTPQRVPLAPEVPGELHAMMLDMRRTFDEMVIQYSGPDRADAILDNQFYQTVATSLAGTQEYMAMEKLGQLLAEDKWDLIVVDTPPSRNALDFLDAPKRLGSFMDSRLWRMLLAPGRGIGKLVTGAVGLAMRAMSTILGSQMLSDAAGFVQSLDATFGGFREKADRTYELLKRRGTQFVVVSAAEPDALREAAFFVDRLSSERMPLAGLILNRTHPTLCSLHADKANDVAETLVAKDPESLTAAALKIHADRTQTAKREVRLLSRFTGANPHVGIVGVPSLPFDVSDLEALRAIADQITGSAPAA from the coding sequence ATGAGTACGACACCGCCCGCCCTCGACATGGCCGCGATCCTGCACGACACCTCCAACCGGGTGGTGGTCTGCTGCGGCGCCGGCGGTGTCGGGAAGACCACGACGGCCGCGGCGATGGCCCTGCGGGCCGCCGATTACGGCCGCACCGTGGTGGTTTTGACCATCGACCCGGCCAAGCGTCTCGCACAGGCTCTTGGCATCAAGGACCTCGGGAACACACCGCAGCGGGTGCCGCTGGCACCGGAGGTGCCCGGGGAACTGCACGCGATGATGCTCGACATGCGTCGCACGTTCGACGAGATGGTGATCCAGTACTCGGGCCCCGACCGGGCCGACGCGATCCTGGACAACCAGTTCTACCAAACGGTGGCCACCTCACTCGCCGGCACGCAGGAGTACATGGCGATGGAGAAGCTGGGACAGCTTCTCGCCGAGGACAAATGGGATCTGATCGTGGTGGACACCCCGCCGTCGCGCAACGCGCTGGACTTCCTCGACGCGCCCAAACGCCTCGGCAGCTTCATGGACAGCAGGCTGTGGCGGATGCTGCTGGCGCCCGGCCGGGGTATCGGCAAGCTCGTGACGGGTGCGGTCGGGCTGGCGATGAGAGCCATGTCGACCATTCTCGGATCGCAGATGCTCTCGGACGCAGCAGGTTTCGTGCAGTCACTGGACGCGACGTTCGGTGGGTTCCGCGAGAAGGCCGACCGGACCTACGAGCTGCTCAAGCGGCGCGGCACCCAGTTCGTGGTGGTGTCGGCGGCCGAACCCGACGCGCTGCGCGAGGCGGCGTTCTTCGTCGACCGGCTGTCCTCGGAGCGGATGCCACTGGCCGGGCTGATTCTCAACCGCACCCACCCCACGCTGTGCTCGCTGCACGCGGACAAGGCCAACGACGTCGCCGAGACGCTGGTCGCCAAGGATCCCGAGTCGCTGACGGCGGCGGCACTGAAGATCCACGCCGACCGGACGCAGACCGCCAAGCGCGAGGTGCGACTGCTGTCGCGGTTCACCGGCGCCAATCCGCACGTGGGGATCGTGGGTGTGCCTTCGCTGCCGTTCGACGTGTCGGACCTCGAGGCGCTGCGGGCGATCGCCGATCAGATCACCGGCTCGGCCCCCGCCGCCTGA
- a CDS encoding ArsA family ATPase, with the protein MATTTNGGRAVGWPSRLTKAKLHFVTGKGGTGKSTIAAALALALAAGGRRVLLVEVEGRQGIAQLFDVPPLPYKEVKIATAEAGGQVNALAVDTEAAFLEYLDMFYNLGLAGRAMRRIGAVEFATTIAPGLRDVLLTGKIREVVTRADKGKQPVYDAVVVDSPPTGRIARFLDVTKAVSDLAKGGPVHSQAESVVKVLHSDITAIHLVTLLEALPMQETLEAIDELRELGLPIGSVIVNRNIPAYLSPDDLAKAAEGDIDADAVRADMTAAGIELSDNDFAGLLTETIQHATRITARAETAEQLERLDVPRLELPALPEGVDLGSLYELAEVLAQQGVR; encoded by the coding sequence GTGGCAACAACTACCAATGGCGGTAGAGCCGTCGGCTGGCCGTCGCGCTTGACCAAGGCGAAACTGCACTTCGTCACGGGCAAGGGCGGTACGGGCAAATCGACGATCGCCGCGGCGCTCGCGCTCGCGCTCGCCGCAGGCGGCCGCAGGGTGTTGCTCGTCGAAGTCGAAGGTCGCCAGGGCATCGCCCAGCTCTTCGACGTGCCACCGCTGCCGTACAAAGAGGTGAAGATCGCCACCGCCGAAGCCGGCGGGCAGGTCAACGCACTGGCCGTGGACACCGAGGCGGCGTTCCTGGAGTACCTCGACATGTTCTACAACCTCGGGCTGGCCGGGCGGGCGATGCGCCGGATCGGCGCGGTGGAGTTCGCGACGACGATCGCGCCGGGCCTGCGGGACGTGCTGCTCACCGGCAAGATCCGCGAGGTCGTCACCCGCGCCGACAAGGGTAAGCAGCCGGTGTACGACGCGGTGGTGGTGGACTCCCCGCCCACCGGCCGTATCGCGCGGTTCCTGGATGTGACGAAGGCGGTCTCGGATCTCGCCAAGGGCGGTCCGGTGCATTCGCAGGCCGAGAGTGTGGTCAAGGTGCTGCATTCCGACATCACGGCGATCCACCTGGTGACCCTGCTCGAGGCGCTGCCCATGCAGGAGACCCTGGAGGCGATCGACGAACTCCGCGAACTCGGCCTGCCGATCGGCAGCGTCATCGTCAACCGCAACATCCCGGCCTACCTGTCGCCGGACGATCTGGCCAAGGCCGCCGAGGGCGACATCGACGCCGACGCGGTGCGCGCGGATATGACGGCAGCCGGAATCGAGTTGTCCGACAACGACTTCGCGGGCCTGCTCACCGAGACGATCCAGCACGCCACCCGCATCACGGCGCGGGCGGAGACCGCCGAACAACTCGAGCGCCTCGACGTGCCGCGGCTCGAACTGCCCGCCCTGCCCGAAGGTGTCGACCTGGGCAGCCTCTACGAACTGGCCGAAGTGCTGGCCCAGCAAGGCGTGCGATGA
- a CDS encoding DUF4177 domain-containing protein, giving the protein MSEPTQWEYATVPLLTHATKQILDQWGADGWELVSVLPGPTGEQHVAYLKRPK; this is encoded by the coding sequence ATGAGCGAACCGACCCAGTGGGAGTACGCCACCGTGCCGCTGCTGACCCACGCGACCAAGCAGATCCTCGATCAATGGGGTGCCGACGGCTGGGAGCTGGTGTCGGTGCTCCCGGGTCCGACCGGTGAGCAGCACGTCGCGTACCTGAAGCGACCGAAGTGA
- a CDS encoding RidA family protein: MSWSERLSELGIELPEVVTPLAAYVPAVRTGNLVYTSGQLPIVSGELTGAGKVGADVTAEEAKALARVCGLNALAAVHGLVGIDAITRVVKVVGFVASAPGFDGQPGVINGASELFGEIFGDAGAHARSAVGVSELPRNTPVEVELIVEVA, translated from the coding sequence GTGAGCTGGTCGGAGCGACTCTCCGAACTGGGCATCGAGCTGCCGGAGGTCGTGACGCCGCTCGCCGCGTACGTGCCGGCCGTGCGGACCGGCAACCTCGTCTACACCTCCGGCCAGCTGCCGATCGTCTCCGGGGAGCTCACCGGGGCCGGCAAGGTCGGCGCCGACGTCACCGCCGAGGAGGCCAAGGCCCTGGCCCGGGTGTGCGGGCTCAACGCGCTGGCCGCCGTGCACGGGCTGGTCGGCATCGACGCGATCACCCGGGTGGTCAAGGTGGTCGGCTTCGTCGCGTCGGCGCCCGGCTTCGACGGTCAGCCCGGCGTCATCAACGGCGCCTCCGAACTGTTCGGTGAGATCTTCGGTGATGCCGGCGCCCACGCCCGCTCCGCGGTGGGGGTGTCCGAGCTGCCGCGCAACACGCCCGTCGAGGTCGAGCTGATCGTCGAGGTCGCGTAG
- a CDS encoding MBL fold metallo-hydrolase — protein MVTGALEHPAYGLLRPVTETASVLLCNNPGLMTLDGTNTWVLRGPGSDELVIVDPGPDDDEHIARVAELGRIALVLISHKHEDHTGGIDKIVDRTGAVVRSVGSGFLRGLGGPLTDGEVIDAAGVRITVMATPGHTVDSLSFVLDDAVLTADTVLGRGTTVIDAEDGSLRDYLESLHRLRGLGGRRVLPGHGPDLDDLRAVTDMYLAHREERLDQVRAALRELGDDASARQVVEHVYTDVDEKLWDAAEKSVQAQLDYLRT, from the coding sequence GTGGTCACCGGCGCGCTCGAGCACCCGGCGTATGGACTGCTGCGCCCGGTGACCGAGACCGCCTCGGTCCTGCTCTGCAACAACCCCGGGCTGATGACGCTGGACGGGACGAACACCTGGGTGCTGCGGGGCCCGGGCAGCGACGAGCTGGTGATCGTCGACCCCGGACCCGACGACGACGAGCACATCGCGAGGGTCGCCGAACTGGGCCGCATCGCGCTGGTGCTGATCAGCCACAAACACGAGGACCACACCGGCGGCATCGACAAGATCGTCGACCGCACCGGCGCCGTGGTCCGGTCGGTGGGCAGCGGATTCCTGCGCGGCCTCGGCGGCCCGCTCACCGACGGCGAGGTCATCGACGCGGCCGGCGTGCGGATCACGGTGATGGCCACCCCGGGCCACACCGTCGACTCGTTGTCGTTCGTCCTCGACGACGCCGTGCTGACCGCCGACACGGTGCTGGGCCGTGGCACCACCGTCATCGACGCCGAGGACGGCAGCCTGCGGGACTATCTCGAGTCGCTGCACCGGCTGCGCGGCCTCGGCGGGCGGCGGGTGCTGCCCGGTCACGGCCCCGACCTCGACGATCTGCGGGCGGTCACCGACATGTACCTCGCGCACCGCGAGGAGCGCCTCGACCAGGTGCGGGCGGCGTTGCGGGAACTCGGCGACGACGCGTCGGCACGCCAGGTCGTCGAACACGTCTACACCGACGTGGACGAGAAACTGTGGGATGCCGCCGAGAAGAGCGTGCAGGCGCAGCTCGACTACCTGCGGACCTGA
- the crp gene encoding cAMP-activated global transcriptional regulator CRP, giving the protein MDEILARAGIFQGVEPSAVSALTKQLQPVDFPRGHTVFAEGEPGDRLYIIINGKVKIGRRSPDGRENLLTIMGPSDMFGELSIFDPGPRTSSATTITEVRAVSMDREALRAWIADRPEIAEQLLRVLARRLRRTNNNLADLIFTDVPGRVAKQLLQLAQRFGTQEGGALRVTHDLTQEEIAQLVGASRETVNKALADFAHRGWIRLEGKSVLISDSERLARRAR; this is encoded by the coding sequence GTGGACGAGATCCTGGCCAGGGCCGGAATCTTCCAGGGAGTCGAACCCAGCGCCGTATCCGCGCTCACCAAGCAATTGCAGCCCGTCGACTTCCCGCGCGGACACACCGTGTTCGCCGAAGGGGAGCCCGGCGACCGGCTCTACATCATCATCAACGGCAAGGTGAAGATCGGCCGCCGCTCACCCGACGGCCGCGAGAACCTGCTGACGATCATGGGGCCGAGCGACATGTTCGGCGAGCTGTCGATCTTCGACCCGGGCCCGCGCACGTCGAGCGCCACCACGATCACCGAGGTGCGCGCCGTGTCGATGGACCGTGAAGCGCTGCGCGCCTGGATCGCCGACCGCCCCGAGATCGCCGAGCAGCTGCTGCGCGTGCTGGCCCGCCGCCTGCGCCGCACCAACAACAACCTCGCCGATCTGATCTTCACCGACGTGCCCGGCCGCGTGGCCAAGCAGCTGCTGCAGCTCGCGCAGCGCTTCGGCACTCAGGAGGGCGGCGCCCTGCGCGTCACCCACGACCTCACGCAGGAAGAGATCGCCCAGCTGGTCGGCGCATCCCGCGAGACCGTGAACAAGGCCCTGGCCGACTTCGCCCACCGCGGCTGGATCCGCCTCGAGGGCAAGAGCGTGCTGATCAGCGACTCCGAGCGGCTGGCCCGCCGCGCCCGCTAG
- the nth gene encoding endonuclease III, translating into MGLVRRARRMNRALAEAFPHVYCELDFTNPLELAVATILSAQSTDKRVNLTTPALFKKYRTALDYAQADRAELEELIRPTGFYRNKANSLIRLGQELVERFDGQVPADIDELVTLPGVGRKTANVILGNAFDVPGITVDTHFGRLVRRWRWTAEEDPVKVEHAIGKLIERSEWTLLSHRVIFHGRRVCHARKPACGVCVLAKDCPSYGIGPTDREAAAALVKGPETEHLLALAGL; encoded by the coding sequence CTGGGCCTGGTGCGCCGGGCCCGGCGGATGAATCGCGCGCTCGCCGAGGCGTTTCCGCACGTGTACTGCGAACTGGACTTCACCAACCCGCTCGAGCTCGCGGTGGCCACCATCCTGTCCGCGCAGAGCACCGACAAGCGGGTCAACCTGACCACCCCCGCGCTGTTCAAGAAGTACCGCACCGCACTCGACTACGCGCAGGCCGACCGCGCCGAACTCGAAGAGCTGATCCGGCCCACCGGCTTCTACCGGAACAAGGCCAACTCGTTGATCCGGCTGGGCCAGGAACTCGTCGAGCGCTTCGACGGCCAGGTGCCCGCCGACATCGACGAGCTGGTGACGCTTCCGGGGGTGGGCCGCAAGACCGCGAACGTCATCCTCGGCAACGCGTTCGACGTCCCCGGCATCACCGTCGACACCCACTTCGGCCGGCTGGTGCGCCGCTGGCGGTGGACCGCCGAGGAAGACCCGGTGAAGGTCGAGCACGCCATCGGCAAGCTCATCGAGCGCAGTGAGTGGACCCTGCTGAGCCACCGGGTGATCTTTCACGGCCGCCGCGTCTGCCATGCGCGCAAGCCCGCATGCGGGGTGTGCGTGCTGGCCAAGGACTGCCCGTCGTACGGGATCGGCCCGACCGACCGTGAAGCCGCCGCGGCGCTGGTCAAGGGTCCCGAGACCGAGCACCTCCTGGCCCTCGCCGGCCTGTAA
- a CDS encoding TlpA family protein disulfide reductase: protein MSTSARWTVAVLAVALALVVALSMQLADDPTPTRPGGPAPARDHRDADTPEALAGPRAEAQLPPCPPRGTGAGPESLRGITLECAGDGQMTDVARALAGKTVVLNLWAYWCGPCADELPAMAEYQRRVGDAVTVVTVHQDENETAGLLRLAELGVRLPTLQDGRRLIAAAVQAPNVMPATVVLRPDGSVAGILPRSFATADEIEAAVDQTMGVPG from the coding sequence ATGAGCACTTCGGCCCGCTGGACTGTTGCGGTGCTCGCCGTCGCGCTGGCGCTGGTGGTCGCGCTGTCGATGCAGCTGGCCGACGACCCCACCCCCACGCGCCCGGGCGGGCCCGCGCCCGCGCGGGACCACCGCGACGCCGACACCCCCGAGGCGCTGGCCGGCCCGCGCGCCGAAGCGCAGCTGCCACCGTGCCCGCCGCGGGGTACCGGAGCCGGACCGGAGTCGCTGCGCGGCATCACGCTGGAATGCGCGGGCGACGGGCAGATGACCGACGTCGCCCGGGCGCTTGCCGGTAAGACCGTGGTGCTCAACCTGTGGGCCTACTGGTGCGGGCCGTGCGCGGACGAACTACCCGCGATGGCGGAGTACCAGCGCCGTGTCGGAGACGCGGTGACGGTGGTGACCGTCCACCAGGACGAGAACGAGACCGCGGGTCTGCTGCGGTTGGCCGAACTCGGCGTGCGGCTGCCGACCCTGCAGGACGGCCGCCGCCTGATCGCGGCTGCGGTGCAGGCGCCGAACGTGATGCCTGCGACGGTCGTGCTGCGTCCGGACGGTAGCGTTGCCGGAATTCTGCCGCGGTCTTTCGCCACCGCCGACGAGATCGAGGCAGCGGTGGATCAGACGATGGGAGTGCCGGGTTGA
- a CDS encoding NUDIX hydrolase, with amino-acid sequence MSATRDGHRLTPDAAPAWLRPLVDNTDGVPRAYRRRMPKDVLTAVTAANATAAVTGTRRDAAVLVLFSGPPDAGQGLPDDADLLVTVRASTLRHHAGQAAFPGGATDPGDEGPVHTALREAAEETGLDAERVHPLATLQRMFIPPSGFHVVPVLAYSPDPGPVAVVEESETAIVARVPVRAFVNPENRLMVYRDANSRRWAGPAFLLNQMLVWGFTGQVISAILDVAGWAVPWNTDDVRGLDEAMALVGQDAGYGESQQ; translated from the coding sequence TTGAGCGCCACGCGCGACGGGCACCGTTTGACGCCCGACGCCGCGCCCGCCTGGCTCAGGCCGCTGGTCGACAACACCGATGGGGTGCCCCGCGCCTACCGCCGCCGGATGCCCAAGGACGTGTTGACGGCGGTGACCGCGGCGAACGCGACCGCGGCGGTCACGGGCACCAGACGCGACGCCGCCGTCCTCGTCCTGTTCTCCGGGCCCCCGGACGCCGGGCAGGGCCTGCCCGACGACGCCGACCTGTTGGTGACGGTGCGCGCGTCGACGCTGCGTCACCACGCCGGTCAGGCCGCCTTCCCCGGCGGCGCCACCGACCCGGGTGACGAGGGGCCGGTGCACACCGCGCTGCGCGAAGCCGCCGAGGAGACCGGCCTGGACGCCGAGCGCGTCCACCCGCTGGCCACGCTGCAACGCATGTTCATCCCGCCGTCGGGTTTCCACGTCGTCCCGGTGCTGGCCTACTCACCCGATCCGGGCCCGGTGGCGGTCGTCGAGGAATCCGAGACCGCGATCGTGGCGCGCGTGCCGGTGCGGGCCTTCGTCAACCCGGAGAATCGGTTGATGGTCTATCGGGACGCCAATTCCCGCAGGTGGGCGGGGCCGGCGTTCCTGCTCAACCAGATGCTGGTGTGGGGGTTCACCGGCCAGGTCATCTCCGCGATCCTCGACGTCGCCGGGTGGGCGGTGCCCTGGAACACCGACGACGTCCGCGGACTCGACGAGGCAATGGCGCTCGTCGGGCAGGATGCCGGTTACGGTGAGTCCCAACAATGA